The sequence ACCTGCACCCGCCGACGAGCGTGGGGATCGCCGTGCGGGCGGCCCGCGGCGATCCGCTGGCGCTGGCGCCGTCGGTGGAGGCCGCGCTCCGCCACGCCGTCCCCGGCGCCGCGATCGGTGAGGTGATGACGATGGAGGCGCGGCTGGCCCGCTACGCCGCGCCGCTGCGCTGGTTCGCGGCGGTGCTGGCGACGGTGGCGATCGCCGCGCTGCTGCTCTGCTCCGGCGGCGTGTACACCGTCGTCGCGTACGGCGTCGCGCGGCGGACGCGGGAGATCGGGGTGCGGATGGCGCTGGGCGCGCGGGTGGGTCAGGTCGTCCGCCACGTGCTGGGCGGCGGGCTGCGCATGGCGCGCACGGGGACAATCCTCGGCGCGCTGATGGCCGTCGGCGTGGGCCAGACGCTCGCGCTCCAGTTTCGCGGCGTGGCGATGGACGACGCCGCGACGTGGCTGCTCGTCCCCACCCTCCTCGCCGCCGTCACCGTCGTCGCGAGCTGGATCCCCGCCCGCCGCGCCGCCCGCGTCGACCCCGTCGAGGCGCTGCGGGAGGAGTAGAACGGAAGGAAATCACACGGAGGAAACGGAGGGAACGGAGGAACTCACCGCAGTCCTCCGTTCCCTCCGTTTCCTCCGTGTGATTCTTCTCTTATTGGTGCGGCCGATCGTGCGCCGCCCGCGCGTGGCTGGTGGAGAGGTACGCCCACGCGACGCAGATCAGCCAGACGGGGAAGACGCCGATGCCGACGGTGAAGAGGCCGAGCACGATCAGCACGAAGAGCATGAACAGCCCCGCGCCGATGCTGGCGTACATCAGCCCCAGCGGGCCGAGGAAGAGCGCCAGGAGCACGGCCGTGCGCACGTTCTTCGGCTCGCGCTGCGGGAGCGGGTGATCGGTCGGGAAGTCGGGGACGGCCATCTGGGAATCGAACGTACGGGCACCCTGGGGATTCAGGGCGGGATGCTCGCATGTCCGGCGGCCCCGTGCAAGGGCAGGATCTCTATTTTTCTCACGCAGAGTCAGCAGTTGAACTGCGGTTGAAACTGCTGACTCTGCTAACTCTGCGTGAAAAAAAAGGATCAAAGCTGGCCGACGTGAATGCCGCACTCGAGCTTGCCGGTGCCCCGCCAGCGGCCCGCGCGCTCGTGCTCGCCCGCTCCGACCGGCGTGGTCAGCGGCTCGTCGCCGATGCTGCCGTAGCCGAGGTCGTGCAGCGGGTTGTACGGCAGGCCGTTCCGCACGATGTACCCCCACACCTCCGCGCGCGTCCACCCCGCCAGCGGGTTCACGCGCACGCGGTCTCCGCGCTCGACCACCGGGAGCTGGCGGCGCGTGTAGGCCTGGTCGCGCCGGCGGCCGGTGATCCACCCGTCGAGCTCCGCCGTGGCCGCGCGGAACGGCTCCACCTTCGTCACCTGCTGGTAGAGCTCCAGGTCGCGCTCCCACAGCCGCGGGCCGTACCAGGCCTCGAACGCCTCGCGGCTCTCCGCCGGGCGGTGCACGCGCAGGTCCAGGTCGTAGCGCTCGCGCACCCGCTCCACCAGCTCCAGCGTCTCCGGGAAGTGGTGCAGCGTGTCGATGAAGACGACCGGGAGCGAGATGCCGCTCTCGCGCAGCAGGTCGAAGAGCACGATGCTCCCCGGCCCGAACGCGGAGACCACCGCCGCCCGTCCCGGCGCCAGCTCGCGCGCCGCCCAGCGCAGCACCGTGCCCGCCGACGCGTGCTCCAGCGCCTCGTCCGCGGCCGCGGGAGCCGCCAGCGCCGCGCTCATGCGGCCACCTCCGCCGCAACGGCCGGCGCCTGCGTCACGCGCCGGTGGAAGTCGCCGAACGCCTCGCCGGGGGTGCGCTCACGGGCGAAGCGCTCGAACAGCGGCAGTACCGTGGGGACGAGATCGTCCAGCGGGACGAGGTCGGCCCACGGCGTCGCCAGCCGCGTCCCCTCCCAGCTCCCGCCGAGGTAGACGGCATACTTCCCCAGCGAGCGGCCGACGAACGCCAGCTCCGCCGTGTAGGGCCGCGCGCAGCCGTTCGGGCACCCGGTCATCCGGATCGACACCGGCTCGTCGGCCAGGCCGATCTTCGCCAGCTCGGTCTCCAGCCGGTCCATCACCGCCGGGAGCACCCGCTCCGACTCGGCCAGCGCCAGCCCGCAGGTGGGGAGCGCCGGGCAGGCCATCGACCACCGCCGCGCGCCGGAAAGCTGGTGCAGCGGCACCAGCCCGTGCTCGGCCAGCAGCCGCTCCACGCTGGC is a genomic window of Longimicrobium sp. containing:
- a CDS encoding phosphoadenylyl-sulfate reductase, coding for MSAALAAPAAADEALEHASAGTVLRWAARELAPGRAAVVSAFGPGSIVLFDLLRESGISLPVVFIDTLHHFPETLELVERVRERYDLDLRVHRPAESREAFEAWYGPRLWERDLELYQQVTKVEPFRAATAELDGWITGRRRDQAYTRRQLPVVERGDRVRVNPLAGWTRAEVWGYIVRNGLPYNPLHDLGYGSIGDEPLTTPVGAGEHERAGRWRGTGKLECGIHVGQL